Proteins encoded together in one Benincasa hispida cultivar B227 chromosome 1, ASM972705v1, whole genome shotgun sequence window:
- the LOC120075726 gene encoding bifunctional protein FolD 4, chloroplastic-like — MVPPLAAQLGSHRHVRQKVIIATTTADMLVRYFICFLCYYKLYLITLLWFLITNLINVSRQKGHNSSAFFSSIDKVEEFVREADIVMFAIGKPNSISSSLIMPGAIVIDLGFNAIEDIGNSHGYRFVSEVSKIASVITPVPGGVGPIL, encoded by the exons ATGGTGCCCCCTTTGGCGGCTCAACTTGGGTCCCATCGTCATGTAAGGCAGAAGGTTATCATTGCCACGACCACTGCTGATATGCTTGTGAGATATTTCATTTGCTTCCTCTGTTATTACAAACTCTACTTAATTACTCTTCTATGGTTTTTAATCACAAACTTAATCAATGTGAGTAGGCAGAAAGGCCACAACTCTTCGGcctttttttcttccattgACAAAGTCGAAGAGTTTGTAAGAGAAGCAGATATTGTAATGTTTGCAATTGGCAAGCCTAATTCAATCAGTAGTAGTTTGATAATGCCTGGTGCAATTGTTATTGATCTTGGATTTAATGCAATAGAG GACATTGGTAATTCTCATGGTTATCGATTCGTCTCCGAGGTCAGCAAGATTGCCTCAGTCATTACTCCTGTACCTGGGGGAGTTGGTCCAATACTGTAG
- the LOC120091321 gene encoding cell division protein FtsY homolog, chloroplastic, with protein sequence MLTKKKRRRLKEYDQSKQETETTSLGDIFQSSLSIWFSRSRSWKQIMATASLSQLSFLSNPSPRSITAPSLRLTTSFRRSPGGGSRFRCSAGQTGFFTRLGRLLKEKAKSDVEKIFSGFSKTRDNLAVIDELLLYWNLAETDRVLDELEEALLVSDFGPRITIKIVDSLRDDILAGKLKSGSEIKDALKKNVLELLTGRGSKTDLQLGFRKPAVIMIVGVNGGGKTTSLGKLAFRLKNEGAKILMAAGDTFRAAASDQLEVWADRTGCEIVVAERDNAKASSVLSQAVKRGKEGGFDIVLCDTSGRLHTNYSLMEELIACKKAVAKVIPGAPNEILQVLDGTTGLNMLPQAREFNDVVGITGLILTKLDGSARGGCVVSVVDELGIPVKFVGVGEGLEDLQPFDPEAFVDAIFS encoded by the exons ATGCTGACCAAAAAGAAACGACGGCGTTTAAAGGAATACGATCAATCAAAGCAGGAAACTGAAACGACGTCGCTCGGTGACATTTTTCAAAGTAGTTTATCCATCTGGTTTTCCCGTTCTCGGAGCTGGAAGCAAATTATGGCCACGGCCTCACTCTCTCAACTCTCCTTTCTTTCTAACCCTTCACCTCGAAGCATAACCGCTCCATCGCTCCGGCTAACCACTTCTTTCAGGCGAAGCCCCGGCGGTGGTTCTCGTTTCAGATGCTCCGCCGGTCAGACGGGATTCTTCACTCGGCTTGGCAGGCTGCTTAAGGAGAAGGCCAAAAGCGATGTAGAGAAGATCTTCTCAGGCTTCTCGAAAACCCGAGACAACCTTGCTGTTATCGATGAGCTTCTTCTATACTGGAACCTCGCGGAAACCGATAGGGTTCTCGACGAACTCGAGGAG GCATTATTGGTTTCTGACTTCGGGCCAAGGATCACCATTAAGATCGTGGATAGCTTGCGTGATGACATATTGGCAGGGAAGCTTAAATCTGGTAGTGAAATAAAG GATGCGTTAAAGAAGAATGTCTTGGAGTTGTTGACAGGGAGGGGGAGCAAAACTGACCTTCAACTTGGATTCCG GAAACCAGCTGTAATTATGATAGTTGGCGTCAACGGAGGTGGAAAGACAACATCTCTTG GAAAGCTGGCTTTTAGATTGAAAAACGAAGGGGCCAAA ATATTAATGGCAGCTGGTGATACATTTAGAGCAGCTGCTAGTGATCAGTTGGAAGTTTGGGCAGATAGAACTGGATGTGAGATTGTTGTTGCTGAAAGAGACAATGCCAAAGCGTCATCAG TTCTATCACAGGCTGTAAAGAGAGGAAAGGAAGGTGGTTTTGACATTGTTTTATGTGATACATCTGGAC GTCTACATACAAATTATAGCTTGATGGAAGAGTTAATAGCATGTAAGAAAGCTGTGGCCAAAGTTATTCCAGGGGCACCTAAT GAGATCTTGCAGGTATTAGATGGGACGACTGGTTTGAATATGCTGCCACAAGCAAGGGAGTTCAATGAT GTAGTTGGAATTACTggtttaattttgacaaaactAGATGGTTCTGCAAGAGGTGGTTGTGtg GTCAGTGTGGTGGACGAGCTTGGCATCCCCGTAAAGTTTGTTGGCGTTGGTGAAGGGTTAGAAGATCTTCAACCTTTTGATCCAGAGGCCTTTGTTGATGCCATATTTTCATGA
- the LOC120091330 gene encoding BON1-associated protein 2-like, which produces MATKSSRSIEITVISGEDLRIDRKPVKRKTFATVKFDRQSFGSGGGETEIDERGGSYPLWNEKMALEIPVDAMFLTIEVHCGSISRNRIVGTAKVPVSDFLGRYRPESYLHLLSYRLRDGNGERNGIVNISVRVKVLESESETALTSKGKVRIPAAETATFYRSGGGVVIGVPLWSSYSYKS; this is translated from the coding sequence ATGGCGACAAAGTCGTCTCGGAGTATTGAAATCACCGTCATCTCAGGGGAGGATTTGCGAATCGATCGGAAACCCGTGAAGAGGAAAACATTCGCAACCGTCAAGTTTGATCGCCAGAGCTTCGGCAGCGGCGGTGGAGAAACGGAAATTGACGAACGAGGTGGCAGTTATCCGTTATGGAATGAGAAAATGGCGTTGGAGATTCCGGTGGATGCAATGTTCTTGACGATCGAGGTGCATTGTGGTTCTATTTCGAGGAACAGGATCGTCGGAACTGCGAAAGTTCCGGTGTCGGATTTTCTCGGACGGTATAGGCCGGAAAGTTATTTGCATTTACTGAGTTATAGATTGAGAGATGGAAATGGTGAACGGAATGGAATCGTTAACATTTCGGTGAGAGTTAAGGTACTGGAATCGGAATCGGAAACGGCGCTTACTTCGAAAGGAAAGGTTAGAATTCCGGCGGCGGAGACGGCGACATTCTACCGAAGTGGCGGCGGTGTAGTGATCGGAGTTCCTCTTTGGAGTTCTTACTCTTACAAATCTTGA